In Ascaphus truei isolate aAscTru1 chromosome 7, aAscTru1.hap1, whole genome shotgun sequence, one genomic interval encodes:
- the RXFP4 gene encoding relaxin-3 receptor 2 isoform X2, which yields MHENISLLMTGPPSVNGSDDNLEGVSFDDNASTPTDGLLCYRILMSTVYSLVCAVGLLGNFFVMYLIRAKKAAELSAIDVFIFCLALTDFQFALTLPFWAVEAILDFSWPFGQPMCKIVLTMTVLNVYTNVFLLTAMAVTRYWSVASALSLRCKVSACSAKSISLALWFLAVVATIPTTIFATTIKVLGEQLCVLKFPENKWLATYHLQRVIMGFVIPLVVISSSYLMLLNFLRQHKVNANNKQRLSKITRSIQLVIIVFFMCWFPNHAAIFWGILMKYKAIQWSEAYYIFHTFVFPITACLAHSNSCLNPIIYCLMRQEFRKALKATFWRISTLAASYWPSASGKRATLDQETTMPLYRKPSFPHPSHTGRDPAVVHLSR from the exons TGCCTCCACACCCACTGATGGGCTTCTCTGCTACAGGATTCTTATGTCCACGGTCTATTCCTTGGTCTGTGCTGTGGGGTTACTAGGAAACTTTTTTGTGATGTACTTAATCAGGGCTAAGAAAGCCGCGGAACTTTCTGCCATTGACGTGTTTATCTTCTGCTTGGCCTTGACCGACTTCCAGTTTGCTCTTACCCTGCCCTTCTGGGCTGTGGAAGCCATCTTGGACTTCAGTTGGCCCTTTGGACAACCCATGTGCAAAATTGTCCTGACCATGACGGTCCTGAATGTCTACACCAATGTTTTCCTACTGACTGCAATGGCTGTGACCAGGTACTGGTCCGTGGCGTCCGCACTGAGCCTCAGGTGCAAAGTGTCCGCCTGTTCTGCTAAGTCGATCAGCTTGGCTCTCTGGTTTTTAGCTGTTGTTGCTACCATTCCAACCACCATCTTTGCCACCACTATCAAAGTCTTAGGTGAACAGCTGTGTGTTCTCAAGTTTCCAGAGAACAAGTGGCTGGCTACCTACCATCTGCAGAGGGTCATTATGGGGTTTGTTATACCTCTGGTTGTAATATCCTCTTCCTATCTCATGCTCCTGAACTTCCTTAGGCAGCACAAAGTGAATGCCAACAACAAGCAAAGGCTGAGCAAGATCACCAGATCTATACAACTGGTGATCATAGTCTTCTTCATGTGTTGGTTCCCCAACCATGCAGCCATCTTTTGGGGGATTCTAATGAAGTATAAGGCTATCCAGTGGAGTGAGGCATACTATATTTTCCATACTTTCGTTTTCCCGATCACCGCTTGCTTGGCGCACAGCAACAGCTGCCTTAACCCCATCATTTATTGTCTGATGAGGCAGGAGTTCAGGAAAGCTTTGAAAGCTAcgttttggagaatatctacactgGCTGCTTCCTACTGGCCATCTGCGTCTGGGAAGAGAGCGACTTTGGACCAGGAAACCACAATGCCCCTGTATAGGAAACCAAGCTTCCCACATCCTTCCCATACAG GTAGAGATCCTGCAGTAGTTCACCTGTCCAGGTAG
- the RXFP4 gene encoding relaxin-3 receptor 2 isoform X3: MHENISLLMTGPPSVNGSDDNLEGVSFDDNASTPTDGLLCYRILMSTVYSLVCAVGLLGNFFVMYLIRAKKAAELSAIDVFIFCLALTDFQFALTLPFWAVEAILDFSWPFGQPMCKIVLTMTVLNVYTNVFLLTAMAVTRYWSVASALSLRCKVSACSAKSISLALWFLAVVATIPTTIFATTIKVLGEQLCVLKFPENKWLATYHLQRVIMGFVIPLVVISSSYLMLLNFLRQHKVNANNKQRLSKITRSIQLVIIVFFMCWFPNHAAIFWGILMKYKAIQWSEAYYIFHTFVFPITACLAHSNSCLNPIIYCLMRQEFRKALKATFWRISTLAASYWPSASGKRATLDQETTMPLYRKPSFPHPSHTEILQ; this comes from the exons TGCCTCCACACCCACTGATGGGCTTCTCTGCTACAGGATTCTTATGTCCACGGTCTATTCCTTGGTCTGTGCTGTGGGGTTACTAGGAAACTTTTTTGTGATGTACTTAATCAGGGCTAAGAAAGCCGCGGAACTTTCTGCCATTGACGTGTTTATCTTCTGCTTGGCCTTGACCGACTTCCAGTTTGCTCTTACCCTGCCCTTCTGGGCTGTGGAAGCCATCTTGGACTTCAGTTGGCCCTTTGGACAACCCATGTGCAAAATTGTCCTGACCATGACGGTCCTGAATGTCTACACCAATGTTTTCCTACTGACTGCAATGGCTGTGACCAGGTACTGGTCCGTGGCGTCCGCACTGAGCCTCAGGTGCAAAGTGTCCGCCTGTTCTGCTAAGTCGATCAGCTTGGCTCTCTGGTTTTTAGCTGTTGTTGCTACCATTCCAACCACCATCTTTGCCACCACTATCAAAGTCTTAGGTGAACAGCTGTGTGTTCTCAAGTTTCCAGAGAACAAGTGGCTGGCTACCTACCATCTGCAGAGGGTCATTATGGGGTTTGTTATACCTCTGGTTGTAATATCCTCTTCCTATCTCATGCTCCTGAACTTCCTTAGGCAGCACAAAGTGAATGCCAACAACAAGCAAAGGCTGAGCAAGATCACCAGATCTATACAACTGGTGATCATAGTCTTCTTCATGTGTTGGTTCCCCAACCATGCAGCCATCTTTTGGGGGATTCTAATGAAGTATAAGGCTATCCAGTGGAGTGAGGCATACTATATTTTCCATACTTTCGTTTTCCCGATCACCGCTTGCTTGGCGCACAGCAACAGCTGCCTTAACCCCATCATTTATTGTCTGATGAGGCAGGAGTTCAGGAAAGCTTTGAAAGCTAcgttttggagaatatctacactgGCTGCTTCCTACTGGCCATCTGCGTCTGGGAAGAGAGCGACTTTGGACCAGGAAACCACAATGCCCCTGTATAGGAAACCAAGCTTCCCACATCCTTCCCATACAG AGATCCTGCAGTAG
- the RXFP4 gene encoding relaxin-3 receptor 2 isoform X1, translating into MHENISLLMTGPPSVNGSDDNLEGVSFDDNASTPTDGLLCYRILMSTVYSLVCAVGLLGNFFVMYLIRAKKAAELSAIDVFIFCLALTDFQFALTLPFWAVEAILDFSWPFGQPMCKIVLTMTVLNVYTNVFLLTAMAVTRYWSVASALSLRCKVSACSAKSISLALWFLAVVATIPTTIFATTIKVLGEQLCVLKFPENKWLATYHLQRVIMGFVIPLVVISSSYLMLLNFLRQHKVNANNKQRLSKITRSIQLVIIVFFMCWFPNHAAIFWGILMKYKAIQWSEAYYIFHTFVFPITACLAHSNSCLNPIIYCLMRQEFRKALKATFWRISTLAASYWPSASGKRATLDQETTMPLYRKPSFPHPSHTGSKDYAVASIATITTLQDFNIKSQHNTEQKGQETPIE; encoded by the coding sequence TGCCTCCACACCCACTGATGGGCTTCTCTGCTACAGGATTCTTATGTCCACGGTCTATTCCTTGGTCTGTGCTGTGGGGTTACTAGGAAACTTTTTTGTGATGTACTTAATCAGGGCTAAGAAAGCCGCGGAACTTTCTGCCATTGACGTGTTTATCTTCTGCTTGGCCTTGACCGACTTCCAGTTTGCTCTTACCCTGCCCTTCTGGGCTGTGGAAGCCATCTTGGACTTCAGTTGGCCCTTTGGACAACCCATGTGCAAAATTGTCCTGACCATGACGGTCCTGAATGTCTACACCAATGTTTTCCTACTGACTGCAATGGCTGTGACCAGGTACTGGTCCGTGGCGTCCGCACTGAGCCTCAGGTGCAAAGTGTCCGCCTGTTCTGCTAAGTCGATCAGCTTGGCTCTCTGGTTTTTAGCTGTTGTTGCTACCATTCCAACCACCATCTTTGCCACCACTATCAAAGTCTTAGGTGAACAGCTGTGTGTTCTCAAGTTTCCAGAGAACAAGTGGCTGGCTACCTACCATCTGCAGAGGGTCATTATGGGGTTTGTTATACCTCTGGTTGTAATATCCTCTTCCTATCTCATGCTCCTGAACTTCCTTAGGCAGCACAAAGTGAATGCCAACAACAAGCAAAGGCTGAGCAAGATCACCAGATCTATACAACTGGTGATCATAGTCTTCTTCATGTGTTGGTTCCCCAACCATGCAGCCATCTTTTGGGGGATTCTAATGAAGTATAAGGCTATCCAGTGGAGTGAGGCATACTATATTTTCCATACTTTCGTTTTCCCGATCACCGCTTGCTTGGCGCACAGCAACAGCTGCCTTAACCCCATCATTTATTGTCTGATGAGGCAGGAGTTCAGGAAAGCTTTGAAAGCTAcgttttggagaatatctacactgGCTGCTTCCTACTGGCCATCTGCGTCTGGGAAGAGAGCGACTTTGGACCAGGAAACCACAATGCCCCTGTATAGGAAACCAAGCTTCCCACATCCTTCCCATACAGGTAGCAAGGACTATGCAGTAGCTTCCATTGCAACAATCACCACACTACAAGATTTCAACATAAAGAGTCAACACAACACTGAGCAGAAAGGACAGGAGACCCCGATAGAGTGA